Genomic DNA from Coffea arabica cultivar ET-39 chromosome 7e, Coffea Arabica ET-39 HiFi, whole genome shotgun sequence:
gacaatccaaacaggTTTGCTGTTGTAAGCTGCCAGATCCCAGTTACACCAATCTGGGTTGAAATCAAACCATTAAATCCATCATGATGGTTTACATTCAACAGTTGCAGTAACACGACAGTTCATTGACAAGTCAAGAGGTTTTCGAAGGGATCCATGGTATTTACTATTATTTATGTATGGTCCAATAGCTCGTCCTCAGCTTTCCAGACAAACGACATATGCAACATCTGAAAGTGACTATTTATGACTCGTCAATGGGAGAGGCAGATGGCCGAAGAAAGAGTGTTTCATAAGATGGATCCCACCAAGGGAAGGAGTGATCAAAGTCAACGTTGATGGTGCCTCAGAAAGGAATCCTGGAAGAGCTGGAGTTGGTGGGCTCATTCGGGATACGGCAGGAATATGGTTAGGAGGGTTTGCAGAGAGTATAGGGAAAGCAAGTAACATAGCGGCTGAGCTATGGGGAATTCTTAAAGGAATGCAGCTGGCTTGGGATAAAGGATACAACGAAGTAATTGTAGAGTCGGACTCGAAAGTGGGTTTGGAGTTAATAGAGGATGAAATGATCACATCGCCTTACCATAATCTGGTGAAACAGATTAGGAACATGAAGAGCCGAGATTGGTCATGCAAGCTGCAACACATCTGGAGGGAAGAAAATCGACGTGCAGATTGGCTAGCCAAGGAAGCAATCCGTTTACAGTCATCAGGACGATTAGAAGAGCCACCGGAAGGACTAAGGGAGTTACTAGGAGCTGATATAATTGGGGTCACAACCCCACGCTTAATACCATGTTAAAAGGCAGTGGCCTCTCCTttgtattcaaaaaaaaaaaaaaaaagtgactatttatatatatatatgaacttATAGCATCTCTGCAACTAGAAAGGGACTGAGATGGAATGGTGAATGACCCCTCTTTAGTTTTTGGGGAACGGAGAGAACTTCTGGCATTGGTCAAAAAAGATGAGATGTGTCCACATTTGATTTCTTGGTGTTTTAGGGAAGAGAGAGCATTGGTGGATGACCAACTTTAGACCTTTTTACCGAAACTGAGAAGACAAAAAGCTCTCGAGACCAATATCTTCTCACCTTTAGTTCACAGgaggaagggaaaaaaaatgaggaccAAAACTTTAATGCTAATAACAGAGGGATTAATTTTTGAGTTAAATGTACTGCTGCATTTaggcaatttttcaaaattagcttctcactttatatatatataaaaaaagcaGTATTAACGAGTGTAAATTGAATACCTATTAGCCAAATCCTATATACTAAATAGAAAACATATGAAAAAAAAGGTAATAACAAATACAATAGTTCTTACTTTAGAAACTAAAATACATATTGTATTGATTTCATAAAGGTAGATTTGGAGACAAACCACTACTAGTGAGAGATCCGTGAGGAGTTGTCGGCATTGCACCACTCCCTCTCAAAACATGATCACAATAATTCAATGTTAACTCTATGACAAAGGACAAATCCCTAATTATGTGCGTTATTGGAGCTTCTCATGGTCATTTAGTATTAGCACTTTTTCTTCAAATGCCATGcaaacatgcccaaataaaacCCACCGTGACCGTGGGAGAGCAAGCAATTGTTTGgaaatgttttttcttttttagaaaatttttatattttttgtgaatatattttttaattattctttTACTTTATATAAATCAGATCGCTACCATGTATTTTTTTCACGGAAACTCCAAAATCTAGCAATCCAACAACAAGGGTGGTTAAatacgaagaagaagaagaagaagaagtagaagaagaggagaaacaaaagacatatattggaaaggggggggggggaaaacACAACATGCCTCATTCCTCAAATCCATCAAGTTATGACGGAGAGGAATTTCCAGCGATACAGTCATAATAATAGTAAGTAGCAGTTATTAATGACTTGAAAAAGAACGGCTGTCAGTTTGCTGTGGCATCGTACGGAGATAAGAGTAGCGTTTGATTTGATTTCCAAGGAATATCTTTTAACTGTCTGTCCCCCGAGAAAATGCGTTTGCTTGCTTGCTGGCTATGGATACGGTGGAGAGGGCATCGTGGTTGGTTCAGTTAAAAGCAAAGTCATTCTCTGACGTTCACTCCACACCTTCATCCTTGAATCTTGATCCTTAATCCCTTCATTCCCATCCCTCTCTCACCAGTCTTTCACGTTCCAACTTTCAAGACActtttttcttggaaaaaaaaaataataaaacagtTTACCACAAAAACTCACAAAATCCCAAGAGTTAAATTGGTCATAAAGATAGAATCTCACGTCTTAATAGTTGCTTCAATCTGTTCCATCCCGTGTACGCCCATTCCACCACTAGCCTTTAGGCCATTCATATTTGAGGGTCGCTAGGAAAAGGCCACCTTTCTACTCTTTCTTGCTTTCTAACAGCATAGTAGTACTTGTGAATATTCTCCCACCCTTTTCCGTCTCTCCCCTCTGTTTCAAACCATTCTGCTGCTCTGCAACCTGCATCACCCCCTCACCCTCTTCGACCATAAATTACTGATAACATAGTACGGTGTTAGCATCCTCGTCACTTAGTTATTTCCTCCACTGTAAAAACCCAATCTCGTTTCTTAAACTCCTTGTGTTTTATGGTTTAGTAGAATCATTTTGCTTATCTGGGCTTTATCCGGGATAAGGAAATAAGATATGGGTTCATTTTGTACCAGTAAAAGGAGTGCTCTTTATGCTATCTTTCTTTGTGTTTTTCTTGTTCAGCTATGCCACTCTGCTTCTTCCAAGGTAAACTCGCCTGTTTTTCTTCGCGGAGCACGTTTCTACAGCCATTCAAAATCTGGACATAAGTGATAATTTGTCTAATTCAtatgcttttttgtttttttgggtcCTCTGCAGTTGTATGTGGTTTATATGGGCAGCAGAGGAAGTGATGAGCCAGATGAGATTTTGAGGCTAAACCGTCAAATGCTTACTGTTGTCCACAAAGGAAGGTCTAGTCTTTCTCCTTTTTCAGTAAGCATGACATATTTTTGGATCTTTGATTTCTCGTTTGAATCAACGCATCATCTTGATACAGTGTGGAACAAGCAATGGACTCGCATGTGCGTAGTTATAGACATGGTTTTCGAGGCTTTGCTGCCAAGTTGACGGAAGAACAAGCTTCTGAAATTGCAAGTATGACAACtaatttctattatatttttttttatctttgttAATCTTATGTGGAGTAAAGATATGGTTTTTGAGACTTGAGAAATGATAAGACCATTACTATTCAATCAATTCTGGGCCAAGAAGCTAATCATGCAATTTTGTATTTATGTTGTATTACTATTGGTCAagccaaaacagaaaatgcCAGAACTTTGTATCAGTATTTCCTACAGAAATTATTAATGCTGTTTTGTATTTATGTTGTGTTGGTCAAACTAAAACAGAAATGCCCGGAGTAGTATCCGTATTTCCCAATACCAAGAGGAGTCTGCACACTACTCATTCATGGGATTTTATGGGCCTCATTAATGAAGAGACTATGGAAATACCTGGttattcaaccaaaaatcaagtgAATGTTATTATTGGTTTCATTGATACAGGTGATTTCTCTGTGCCTTTTGTTGAGTGTTTGTTAACTACTTTGATCAAGTAGGTAGACATGTGACAACAATGGTCCCTTCATTGATAGCTTGGCAAGGAAAGGTGGTTGTCGCTTAGGTGTTCCTGTTCCTGGTGCAAAGTCTAGCTGTTTATTTATATTTTCAGTTATACTTTTCTTAGTTGAGAAACATTAAGGACTAAGATGTAACACTTAGCAGTTGCTGCCTAATTTCTTATCGAGTACAATCCCCCTGGCTCAGAAGAAAATGTTTAATTGATGGAAATGTTTTCTAGTACTTAAggtttcaatttccttttcatgctaaatgtaatttttttttaaataaatgggacttttttcttttccattttttggatCACAGCAATGGTGATACTGTTAGTAAGCATAAATTATTGTTTGTCAACGGTTTCCATTTCTTCTATACAATATAATTGTACAGTTGGGCAGCTATAGTTGGGTGTGGGTGTTGGGAATGACAGGTTCTACCAGTTTTACCCTGCTTACGTTGCTTCAGTATGGCACAAACTTTGAATTACATACCTGGTAGGATGATGCTCTGTGCAACAGGAATTTGGCCTGAGTCACCAAGTTTCAGTGACGCTGACATGCCTCCAGTGCCAGTTGGATGGAAAGGAGAATGCCAATCAGGGGAAGCATTTAATGCTTCAACATGCAATAGGTGTTTCTGATAGTTGTCTTGCTTAACCAGCTAGTCATTCAAGTTCCTTTTAATGGTGCATTTGATATTGAGACCTGGACAAATTTGTAATCCTGCAGGAAAGTAATAGGTGCAAGATATTACTATAGTGGCTATGAAGCTGAAGAAGATGCAGGAGAGACCACCACGTCTTTTAAGTCCCCAAGGGACAGCTCAGGCCATGGCAGTCACACAGCTTCAACTGCTGCTGGTCGTTATGTGCAGAACATGAATTATAAGGGCTTAGCAGCTGGAGCAGCCAGAGGGGGTGCACCAATGGCTAGGATTGCAGTGTACAAGACTTGCTGGAGCTCTGGTTGCTATGATGTTGATCTTTTGGCTGCTTTTGATGATGCAGTTAGAGATGGAGTTCATATCATTTCTCTATCTCTAGGACCTGATGCTCCCCAGGGCGATTACTTCAATGATGCCATTTCCATAGGGTCGTTCCATGCAGTTAGCCGGGGAATAGTGGTGGTTGCTTCagctggaaatgaaggaagtgcTGGATCAGCAACAAACCTTGCTCCATGGCTGATTACTGTTGCTGCTAGTTCAACCGATAGGGATTTTAGATCTGATATCATTTTGGGAAATAGAGCTCATGTCACGGTAATGGCTTGTGATCTCTAAGAAATGGTGATCTTTAATTATTCCTCCGCCTTACTAGAAACTATTCATTGAATAGGGAGAAAGCCTGACTCCACTTGAGATGAATGCATCAGCACGAATCATCCCTGCTTCTGAAGCTTATGCTGGATATTTCACTCCTTATCAATCCAGGTGAAGCAAAAGGTACTTCGCTAAGTGTACATTGCAGATATTAATCCAGAGACAGGAATCcctaatttattttcttttcttttgttcatcACACTAGTTACTGTTTAGATAGTTCTTTGAATAGTACAAAGGCGAGAGGGAAGGTTCTGGTTTGCAGACATTCTGGAAGTTCAACTGAGTCAAAGCTAGCAAAAAGTGTAGTTGTTAATGAAGCTGGGGGAGTCGGGATGATTTTAATAGATGAATCAGACAAGGATCTTGCTGTTCCCTTTGTCATCCCTGCAGCAATTGTTGGGAAGCAATTGGGTTCGAAAATCCTGTCTTATATCAATAATACACGGTTAGTTTCTTCTTTCAGAGAGGTCCTGTCAAGTATTTGGTTTGGGTAAGCTCTTCATATGATTTATTGTTTCATGTTGCAGAAAGCCTTTGTCAAGAATTCTATCTGCTCAGACTGTACTGGGATCTCAACCTGCTCCTCGAATAACAGCATTTTCTTCAAAAGGCCCCAATGTTCTTACCCCCGAAATTTTGAAGGTAACTCATCTATAAGAAGAGGCACAATCCTTAGACACAGCAACTTCTAGAAAATTCATTGTGTTTTCTCATCAACATCACTTTCTGGTTTCAAATTTGTGAACATCTTGAAGCTGAAAATTCTATCATTCACACCAATCCTCTGTTTCATCTTGGGTTTTTTTATTAACTCCTGGTGACTAATAGAGGGGAGGgcaggattttttttccttttgcccACTCATGCTTGGTTTATAACTTGTTTGCCTTTGTAGCCTGATGTTGCAGCTCCTGGGTTAAACATTCTGGCTGCCTGGTCTCCAGCAACtgcaaaattaaagtttaaTATTCTATCTGGAACTTCAATGGCCTGCCCACACGTAACTGGGATTGTGGCTCTTATAAAAGCAGTGCATCCTTCATGGTCACCATCTGCTATCAAATCTGCAATTATGACAACAGGTAAGCTCACATGTCCTGCACGGGGAAACTCATGCACTATATAGCTCTTCTATATGGCTCctgattttttgttttattagttaCTTTTTGTTACAAAGTAGTGAAATTTGCATATGTTGATGCCAAGCTAGGAGAGAATGTAAGCAATTTTTATACTCCGGGATATATAACATTCATATCAGTGAATATGCGTCTATCTAGATCATATAAATTTGCAAGTTAAAACCATTTCTTCAATGAATCTGACTTTTCAACATAAATGCAGCTACTGTTTTGGATAAGCATCACAAGCCAATCACAGCAGACCCTGAGGGGAGAAGAGGAAATGCATTTGATTATGGCTCTGGCTTTATAAACCCCTCTAAAGTACTTGATCCAGGTCTAGTTTATGATGCGAAGCCTACAGATTATAAAGCCTTTCTCTGTTCAATTGGTTATGATGAGAGATCGCTTCACCTGATCACAAGAGACAACAGCACCTGCGCTCAATCATTTGCAACAGCATCTGACCTTAATTATCCATCTATTGTAGTCCCTAATCTTAAACAGAACTTCTCTGTGATCAGAACTTTGACGAATGTGGGAAGGCAAAGAAGTATCTACAAAGCTGTTGTATTTGCTCCCAAAGGAGTCAATGTTACCGTTGTACCTCGACGAATAGTCTTTGATAGCTACGGGCAAAAGATTAACTTCACTGTCAATTTTAAGGTAGCTGCTCCACCAACGGGTTATGTTTTTGGATCTCTGTCGTGGAGGAACAGAAGATCATGGATAACATCCCCGCTTGTCATCCGAGCAATGCATTCCAAGATGGGACTGGTATTTTAGGCCTGGCTTTAGAAGAGAGACAGCTCGTGGCTTCTGAAATTACAGCAGATATAGGCAAGTAAAAGCAAATGTACATTCATAAGATAAAGACAGGAAGAGTTTCCTGCATTATTGAATGCACACATTCTTTTGAAGATAGCAAAAATGTGATCAGTTGCAGTCTACCGCAAATATGCATAATTTCGAACTTATTCATTGTCTATTGTCTATCTTCTCCATTTCGTCTACTGCGTTGACAATTTGTCCTATCCACTGTTTTAAAGCATCAAATGATTGATCCCCACACAAGAATTTTTATGATGTTTCGCTCGAAAACTGTGGATAGAAACCTCCCTCAAAATTCCCCTTCACTTTTGTGTGTATGGACTCCCAAGTCTCCAAGATGGTCCGTCAGAGGGTTTTAGTCTCGCGTTACTTTCATGGAATCAGCTGATTAATTCATCAATATTCAGGAACCAAATTTGAGCCTGACGCCTCACCTTTTCACAAAAAGAAATTGTGCTGTATGATAAAGGGGCGTAGAAAAGTCATTTTAGTTGAAAGCTCACAAATTCGTCTAACACAGAAGGCATATGTAATCTCCAATTGCTAGAAGAAAAACGGATGCAGAGGTATAATCTCCAACTGTGACCaaatgtaaaaaataaaaagaagaaaacaataaGTTTACAATACTTAAAAAATCCAACCCCGATCAGTGTCAAAAATTCCACCAAGAACCAGCCGCTTGCGAGCATCACAAGTATATGTTTCAGAAGCATACATTAGGATTAATAATCGAGGTGGGACTGAACTTGTTTCTATAAATTGTATCATCTCATATCTACAAATCAAGTACTCTAGACTGGACCACCTCCAGAGAACAGGAAAATCGAGTTATTCACTGGCCTTGGAAACTTCTAGAGGATCGATCAGGCCTTCTAACACAACAAGCTCATCTAATAGTGATAATTTCTCTTCTTCAAGGGCCTTAATGTCATCTTCAACAACTTTTAAGTCCCTTCCTAGCCCGAAGCTGTCCTCCTCTAGAAGCAAATACTTGCGTCTCAAAGCCCGATAATCATTTCCAGATGATGGAGATGAGTCTGAGGTTGATTTGTCAGGTGGTTGTGAAACTGCAGAAACTGCATTTACCAAGCCTCTCTTAGATGGCTTCTGCACCGTCTGAAATGGAAGAGCACGCAAGTCTTGTATTTTCTTAACATTTTCCCGTTGCAAGGGAAGCATGGAAGCCTTCTGCATTGAGGATTTCTTTTTCCGTGACTTGGGAACTAAAGTTTCATCAGATGAAAGTCTCCTTTGATCTTGCATTTCTTGTTACCCAGCGTATAGCACTATTCATATGAAAGGAAAAGCATTAGTGCAGAAATAACAAAGTATCGACTATGCCTCACAAGTCTTCAGAGCATAAGAAAACCAAACTGATTTAAGCTTCACAGACTATGGCCAATTATAACTCCTTAAAAATCGCTTTATGAATATCATTTTGATAACGTACAATCACCAAAAAGCCCAAGAGCAtcacaagaaaagaaatatagcTCTGACAGCTTAATGCATAAAACCACCTAGGAACTGGCAAAGATTATTCAAATCGCAGTAATCATAGTCAATGAACCTAGCATACAAGAACCAAGGCAATGCTTGACATAAGTATCAGAACAAAACTCTATGGGCTCAATACTTCTATAATTAAAGAAGTATAAATGGTATTCCTAGAGCGCACAAGGATATAATATCGAGCCTCTACAAACACTTCTTATGGCTGACTCACTTAGAGATCAAATAATTTCACGCATCCAGAAACACCTGTCCTTGACCATCTTAAAAACCACACACGTATCTGGTAGGCAAAGCAAAATAAGATGCATAAAAACTAGCGTATACTACTTTCCTGATCATACAGCAGCATAGGgctcaaaattttcaataaacAAAGCTATGGGAAGGGCAGTATCATCATCACTCACATGTAAATACCTTTTCTATGCAATGGTAAACAAACACTTACATCATCTGTTCAACAAACAAAACCATGAGAAATATACTGTGGATTTGATAATACACATGAAAAATGACTGCCTGCTTTTAAATCAGCTGGAAAAACTTGGATCATTTGGTCCATACCATAGACCTCAATTAGAGTTTTCCTTGATTGAACCGACTAGATCAGTTTCACCGCAAAACCTAAATCAACTGCTTGCGTTTCTTAGCAGGCTACGTGACAGGTTTTTCCTGTCATCATTATTTGTCAAAGACAGGTACTCAATTTGCCAAGTTTTGTTCAACAACTAAAAGGAGTCAAATTTAGGTTCCGAGTTCTGGCACATCAAACATATTGACAATGATAATGGATCTCTAAGTACGACCATTATACTTCAAAGGATACCCACGAAGTAAAACTCAACACCTTCAGCAATTTCTCTTTTCCACTAAAATTTAagcaaaagattgaatttttaTCTAGAAGAAGATACTTAGGAGTTAAAAATCACATAAAGACAGACCCCCAATTCCTAAATTTGCAAGAATTAGATGTCAAAGTGTCTAATTTGAGACCAGGTAGCAGTCTCACGGAGACTTTCACCATGATTTTCAGAGACTTTCAGGGTataaacaaatattaaaaaaagaaaaagaaaaacttaccCGTATCCAATTTATGAGAAATTGCGCAGAAAGACAGAAATAACAAATCAATCTTCAACCCAAACTTCCCTTTTTGAAGACTCTTCAGTAATCAGCAAGTGGGTGGCAGAGATTCAAGAGa
This window encodes:
- the LOC113702323 gene encoding subtilisin-like serine-protease S, which codes for MGSFCTSKRSALYAIFLCVFLVQLCHSASSKLYVVYMGSRGSDEPDEILRLNRQMLTVVHKGSVEQAMDSHVRSYRHGFRGFAAKLTEEQASEIAKMPGVVSVFPNTKRSLHTTHSWDFMGLINEETMEIPGYSTKNQVNVIIGFIDTGIWPESPSFSDADMPPVPVGWKGECQSGEAFNASTCNRKVIGARYYYSGYEAEEDAGETTTSFKSPRDSSGHGSHTASTAAGRYVQNMNYKGLAAGAARGGAPMARIAVYKTCWSSGCYDVDLLAAFDDAVRDGVHIISLSLGPDAPQGDYFNDAISIGSFHAVSRGIVVVASAGNEGSAGSATNLAPWLITVAASSTDRDFRSDIILGNRAHVTGESLTPLEMNASARIIPASEAYAGYFTPYQSSYCLDSSLNSTKARGKVLVCRHSGSSTESKLAKSVVVNEAGGVGMILIDESDKDLAVPFVIPAAIVGKQLGSKILSYINNTRKPLSRILSAQTVLGSQPAPRITAFSSKGPNVLTPEILKPDVAAPGLNILAAWSPATAKLKFNILSGTSMACPHVTGIVALIKAVHPSWSPSAIKSAIMTTATVLDKHHKPITADPEGRRGNAFDYGSGFINPSKVLDPGLVYDAKPTDYKAFLCSIGYDERSLHLITRDNSTCAQSFATASDLNYPSIVVPNLKQNFSVIRTLTNVGRQRSIYKAVVFAPKGVNVTVVPRRIVFDSYGQKINFTVNFKVAAPPTGYVFGSLSWRNRRSWITSPLVIRAMHSKMGLVF